Proteins encoded together in one Coffea arabica cultivar ET-39 chromosome 2c, Coffea Arabica ET-39 HiFi, whole genome shotgun sequence window:
- the LOC113726888 gene encoding dol-P-Man:Man(7)GlcNAc(2)-PP-Dol alpha-1,6-mannosyltransferase isoform X2, giving the protein MNLMHLPKVYSLYAVRLVLSFLMLCTLRFFRIQIRKKFGYQVEAFFSILTAVQFHMLFYCSRPLPNILAFGLANLAYGFWVKGSFYAALRCLIFATIIFRCDMLLLISPLGLELLLSKSISLWKAIRTCIAATLFCIGLTVLVDSVMWRRWLWPELEVFWFNSVLNRSSEWGIHPIHWYFTSALPRSLLVAYPLFLLGAFLDRRVLFYVLPVLSFVILYSKLPHKELRFIISSLPIFNMAAAVAASRIYNNRKKGLWRYLNIAMLGSILISLGCTTMIFMASYDNYPSGYALKVLHRTGQLTNNSTEVWVHIDTLSAMNGISRFCENDYPWRYSKEEGILLDQLQKRNFTYLVNEHSNITGFRCLSSIHGFSTAKLRIGFPPISLAKEPKVYIHGNVENSEMLLRQWPGC; this is encoded by the exons ATGAATTTGATGCACTTGCCTAAAGTTTATAGTCTTTATGCAG TTCGTCTAGTGTTGAGTTTCCTCATGCTGTGCACGCTTCGATTTTTTCGCATTCAG ATCAGAAAGAAGTTTGGGTATCAGGTTGAAGCCTTCTTTTCGATATTGACTGCTGTCCAGTTCCACATGTTGTTTTACTGCTCACGTCCTCTTCCTAATATACTGGCATTTGGTTTGG CTAATTTGGCATATGGTTTCTGGGTGAAAGGGAGTTTTTATGCAGCATTAAGATGCCTG ATATTTGCTACAATCATCTTCAGATGTGATATGCTCTTACTTATTTCTCCACTTGGCCTGGAGCTACTGCTG TCAAAATCAATTTCTTTGTGGAAGGCAATAAGGACCTGCATCGCAGCTACTTTGTTCTGCATAG GTCTTACAGTATTGGTTGATTCAGTAATGTGGAGGAGGTGGTTGTGGCCTGAGCTAGAAGTTTTCTGGTTCAACTCCGTCTTAAATCGGAGTTCTGAATGGGGT ATACATCCTATTCACTGGTACTTTACTTCAGCCCTTCCGCGTTCCTTGCTTGTTGCATATCCACTCTTTCTG CTTGGAGCTTTTCTTGATAGAAGGGTTCTCTTCTATGTTCTTCCTGTTCTCTCATTTGTTATACTCTATTCAAAGCTTCCACACAAG GAACTGCGGTTCATTATTAGTTCCCTTCCTATCTTTAATATGGCAGCAGCAGTTGCAGCTAGCAGAAT ATACAACAATAGAAAGAAGGGCTTGTGGAGATATCTTAATATTGCTATGCTGGGATCAATTTTGATTAG TCTAGGGTGCACGACCATGATTTTTATGGCGTCCTACGATAACTATCCCAGTGGCTATGCTCTAAAAGTTTTGCACAGAACTG GTCAGCTGACAAACAATTCAACTGAAGTGTGGGTTCATATTGACACCTTATCTGCAATGAATGGAATTTCACGATTTTGTGAAAATGACTATCCTTGGAG GTACTCAAAAGAAGAAGGGATTCTTCTGGATCAATTgcagaaaagaaattttacatATCTTGTGaa TGAGCATTCCAACATTACTGGTTTCCGGTGTCTTTCTTCCATTCATGGATTCTCTACTGCAAAGCTTCGCATTGGCTTTCCTCCAATATCACTG GCCAAGGAACCCAAGGTATATATTCACGGAAATGTTGAAAACAGCGAAATGTTGCTAAGACAATGGCCAGGATGCTGA
- the LOC113726889 gene encoding probable WRKY transcription factor 12 isoform X1 translates to MEGERSASGLHLNPNYELPPSFSAPHPIPEMGFVQFEDHHQVLSFLAPSSQSSHISSQTLHGGGENNHTNSSTTSNHNGSFGFRHNELVATSTRPSWNNDQVGSLNPKAVGDQNCGTNNANEGTNSWWRSSASEKGKVKVRRKLREPRFCFQTRSDVDVLDDGYKWRKYGQKVVKNSLHPRSYYRCTHNNCRVKKRVERLSEDCRMVITTYEGRHNHSPCDDSNSSEHECFTSF, encoded by the exons ATGGAAGGAGAAAGATCAGCATCAGGGTTGCACTTGAATCCCAATTATGAGCTACCACCCTCATTCTCTGCTCCTCATCCCATTCCTGAGATGGGTTTTGTACAGTTTGAAGATCATCACCAGGTTTTGAGCTTCTTGGCCCCTTCATCACAATCTTCTCATATATCCTCGCAGACTCTCCATGGTGGTGGTGAAAATAATCACACTAATAGTAGCACCACCAGCAATCATAACGGTTCTTTCGGGTTCAGACATAATGAACTTGTCGCTACCAGTACTAGACCTTCATGGAATAACGACCAG GTGGGCTCGCTGAATCCCAAGGCTGTTGGTGACCAAAATTGCGGTACTAATAATGCCAACGAGGGTACCAATTCCTG GTGGAGAAGCTCGGCCTCAGAAAAAGGTAAGGTGAAGGTAAGGAGAAAGTTAAGAGAGCCAAGATTCTGTTTCCAGACAAGGAGTGATGTAGATGTCCTTGATGATGGTTACAAATGGAGGAAATATGGCCAAAAAGTTGTCAAGAACAGCCTTCACCCGAG AAGTTACTACAGATGTACGCATAATAATTGTAGGGTGAAGAAGAGAGTTGAAAGACTATCAGAGGACTGTCGAATGGTGATAACTACGTATGAAGGTAGACACAATCACTCCCCTTGTGACGACTCAAACTCGTCTGAACATGAATGTTTTACTTCATTCTAG
- the LOC113726889 gene encoding probable WRKY transcription factor 12 isoform X2 — MEGERSASGLHLNPNYELPPSFSAPHPIPEMGFVQFEDHHQVLSFLAPSSQSSHISSQTLHGGGENNHTNSSTTSNHNGSFGFRHNELVATSTRPSWNNDQVGSLNPKAVGDQNCGTNNANEGTNSWWRSSASEKGKVKVRRKLREPRFCFQTRSDVDVLDDGYKWRKYGQKVVKNSLHPRSYYRCTHNNCRVKKRVERLSEDCRMVITTYEGWLVIR; from the exons ATGGAAGGAGAAAGATCAGCATCAGGGTTGCACTTGAATCCCAATTATGAGCTACCACCCTCATTCTCTGCTCCTCATCCCATTCCTGAGATGGGTTTTGTACAGTTTGAAGATCATCACCAGGTTTTGAGCTTCTTGGCCCCTTCATCACAATCTTCTCATATATCCTCGCAGACTCTCCATGGTGGTGGTGAAAATAATCACACTAATAGTAGCACCACCAGCAATCATAACGGTTCTTTCGGGTTCAGACATAATGAACTTGTCGCTACCAGTACTAGACCTTCATGGAATAACGACCAG GTGGGCTCGCTGAATCCCAAGGCTGTTGGTGACCAAAATTGCGGTACTAATAATGCCAACGAGGGTACCAATTCCTG GTGGAGAAGCTCGGCCTCAGAAAAAGGTAAGGTGAAGGTAAGGAGAAAGTTAAGAGAGCCAAGATTCTGTTTCCAGACAAGGAGTGATGTAGATGTCCTTGATGATGGTTACAAATGGAGGAAATATGGCCAAAAAGTTGTCAAGAACAGCCTTCACCCGAG AAGTTACTACAGATGTACGCATAATAATTGTAGGGTGAAGAAGAGAGTTGAAAGACTATCAGAGGACTGTCGAATGGTGATAACTACGTATGAAG GTTGGTTGGTTATCAGGTAG
- the LOC113726890 gene encoding pentatricopeptide repeat-containing protein At1g02150-like — protein sequence MLLQPTTAKPSFNLQNHGHQNMCLSSNFSYSKSFPSGFCYSSMIKPITTRKNLVLTCSISQVHSYGTVDYEKRPTVKWNAVYKRIILMDDPKKGSASVLNQWENEGKKLTKWELSRVVKELRKFKRFNLALEVYEWMNNREERFRISTSDTAIQLDLISKVHGISSAEDYFLKLPDPLKDKRIYGALLNAYGRARKKEEAESLMDKMRDRGYACHALPFNVIMTLYMNLQEYDKVQSVISEMLEKNINLDIYSYNIWLSSCGAQGSVGDMEEVLERMKLDTTINPNWTTYSTMATLYIKLGEMEKAEDCLKKIESRITGRDRIPYHYLISLYGTVGKKEEVYRVWDLYKSIFSIIPNLGYHAVISSLIRVGDIEGAEKIYNEWLSVKSMYDPRVGNLLLACYVRNGFSDKAEAFFDEMIEVGGRANSVTWEILAEGHVRDRKISEALSCLKNAVSAEGSQGWRPKPVNVSSVLKLCEQEGDISSKEALMGVLRQAGCLDDETYMSFIPMSTGSFTGVEQAIDRDRTHDDDAGSEIVFSQLQESL from the exons ATGCTACTCCAACCCACTACAGCAAAACCGTCTTTCAATCTCCAGAATCATGGACACCAGAACATGTGTTTATCATCTAATTTCTCTTACTCGAAGTCATTCCCATCTGGGTTTTGCTATTCATCCATGATTAAGCCCATAACAACTCGGAAAAATCTGGTCTTGACATGTTCTATCTCACAGGTGCATAGCTACGGGACGGTGGATTATGAGAAAAGGCCAACTGTGAAATGGAATGCTGTATACAAGAGGATTATTTTGATGGATGACCCCAAAAAGGGCTCTGCCAGTGTGTTGAATCAGTGggaaaatgaggggaaaaagctCACCAAATGGGAGCTTTCTAGAGTTGTTAAGGAGCTTAGGAAATTCAAGCGTTTTAACCTTGCTCTTGAG GTGTACGAGTGGATGAATAACAGGGAAGAGAGGTTTAGAATATCCACTAGTGACACTGCTATCCAATTGGATCTGATTTCCAAAGTGCACGGAATTTCAAGTGCTGAAGATTACTTTCTCAAGTTGCCAGATCCCCTCAAGGATAAACGTATATATGGTGCACTTTTAAATGCTTATGGGCGTGctagaaagaaggaagaagctGAGTCTTTGATGGACAAAATGAGAGATAGAGGTTATGCTTGTCATGCACTTCCATTTAATGTCATAATGACACTCTATATGAACCTTCAAGAATATGACAAGGTTCAGTCTGTGATTTCAGAAATGTTGGagaaaaatattaatttagacatATATTCCTACAATATCTGGTTGTCATCATGTGGTGCCCAAGGATCTGTTGGGGATATGGAGGAAGTACTGGAAAGAATGAAGCTGGACACAACCATCAATCCAAATTGGACAACTTACAGCACGATGGCGACATTGTACATTAAGTTAGGGGAGATGGAAAAAGCTGAAGACTGTCTAAAGAAGATTGAGAGCAGAATCACTGGCCGTGATCGCATTCCTTATCACTATCTGATTAGTCTCTATGGTACTGTTGGAAAGAAAGAGGAGGTATATCGTGTGTGGGACCTCTACAAATCAATATTCTCCATTATACCAAATTTAGGTTATCATGCTGTAATATCATCTCTCATTAGGGTGGGTGATATTGAAGGTGCAGAAAAGATTTATAATGAATGGCTTTCAGTTAAGTCAATGTATGACCCTAGAGTAGGGAATCTTCTATTAGCTTGCTATGTTAGGAATGGGTTTTCTGATAAGGCTGAagcattttttgatgaaatgatTGAAGTTGGAGGAAGGGCAAATTCGGTGACATGGGAGATTCTGGCAGAAGGTCATGTCAGGGACAGGAAAATTTCGGAAGCTTTGTCTTGCTTAAAGAATGCTGTTTCAGCTGAGGGATCACAGGGCTGGAGGCCAAAACCTGTAAATGTTTCTTCTGTTCTTAAGCTTTGTGAGCAAGAAGGTGACATATCAAGTAAGGAGGCTTTGATGGGGGTGTTGAGGCAAGCCGGTTGTCTTGATGATGAAACTTATATGTCATTTATTCCCATGTCCACTGGATCTTTTACTGGAGTTGAACAAGCAATAGATAGGGATAGAACTCATGATGATGATGCTGGATCTGAAATAGTTTTCAGCCAGCTGCAGGAAAGCTTGTGA
- the LOC113726891 gene encoding cyclin-U4-1-like — MAELESPRVMSKLISFLSSLLQRVAESNDLNRRLQPQKISVFHGLTRPTISIENYLDRILKYANCSPSCFIVSYIYLDRFTQRQPALPINSFNVHRLLITSVMVAAKFMDDMYYNNAYYAKVGGISTAEMNFLEVDFLFGLGFHLNVTPTTFHTYCSYLQREMLMQPPTINSAESSLCMGKSSKLHLCFNDDESSHQQQQQQQLAV, encoded by the exons atgGCAGAGCTGGAGAGCCCAAGGGTGATGTCCAAACTCATCAGCTTCCTCTCCTCCCTGCTCCAAAGGGTGGCCGAGTCGAACGATCTCAACCGTCGATTGCAGCCCCAGAAAATCTCTGTCTTTCATGGCCTCACTAGGCCAACCATCTCAATTGAGAACTATCTTGACAGAATTCTCAAGTATGCAAATTGTAGCCCATCTTGCTTTATAGTGTCTTACATTTATCTTGATCGGTTCACTCAGCGCCAGCCGGCTTTGCccatcaattccttcaatgttCATCGGCTGCTGATCACCAGTGTCATGGTTGCTGCAAAATTCATGGATGACAT GTATTACAACAATGCTTACTACGCAAAAGTTGGAGGAATCAGCACAGCAGAGATGAATTTTCTTGAAGTGGATTTCTTGTTCGGATTAGGCTTCCATCTAAACGTGACTCCCACAACTTTTCATACCTACTGTTCCTATCTCCAGAGGGAGATGTTGATGCAGCCCCCGACAATCAACTCAGCAGAGTCCTCCTTGTGCATGGGAAAATCATCAAAGCTCCACTTATGCTTCAATGATGACGAATCATCCCATCaacaacagcagcagcagcaactgGCTGTTTGA
- the LOC113726888 gene encoding dol-P-Man:Man(7)GlcNAc(2)-PP-Dol alpha-1,6-mannosyltransferase isoform X1, translating to MAPNLSRFMQLYGYDLLLGSIAVFYVLMAPYTKVEESFNVQAMHDILYQKHHIEKYDHLEFPGVVPRTFIGAFLVSVLASPVVLAMNLMHLPKVYSLYAVRLVLSFLMLCTLRFFRIQIRKKFGYQVEAFFSILTAVQFHMLFYCSRPLPNILAFGLANLAYGFWVKGSFYAALRCLIFATIIFRCDMLLLISPLGLELLLSKSISLWKAIRTCIAATLFCIGLTVLVDSVMWRRWLWPELEVFWFNSVLNRSSEWGIHPIHWYFTSALPRSLLVAYPLFLLGAFLDRRVLFYVLPVLSFVILYSKLPHKELRFIISSLPIFNMAAAVAASRIYNNRKKGLWRYLNIAMLGSILISLGCTTMIFMASYDNYPSGYALKVLHRTGQLTNNSTEVWVHIDTLSAMNGISRFCENDYPWRYSKEEGILLDQLQKRNFTYLVNEHSNITGFRCLSSIHGFSTAKLRIGFPPISLAKEPKVYIHGNVENSEMLLRQWPGC from the exons ATGGCTCCCAATTTGTCAAGATTCATGCAGCTTTACG GGTATGATTTGCTGCTAGGTTCGATTGCGGTGTTTTATGTACTCATGGCACCCTATACAAAAGTTGAAGAAAGCTTCAACGTTCAG GCAATGCATGATATTTTATATCAAAAGCATCACATAGAAAAG TATGATCATTTGGAATTCCCCGGAGTAGTTCCGCGAACTTTTATTG gtgCTTTCCTTGTATCAGTTTTGGCCTCTCCGGTTGTCCTAGCAATGAATTTGATGCACTTGCCTAAAGTTTATAGTCTTTATGCAG TTCGTCTAGTGTTGAGTTTCCTCATGCTGTGCACGCTTCGATTTTTTCGCATTCAG ATCAGAAAGAAGTTTGGGTATCAGGTTGAAGCCTTCTTTTCGATATTGACTGCTGTCCAGTTCCACATGTTGTTTTACTGCTCACGTCCTCTTCCTAATATACTGGCATTTGGTTTGG CTAATTTGGCATATGGTTTCTGGGTGAAAGGGAGTTTTTATGCAGCATTAAGATGCCTG ATATTTGCTACAATCATCTTCAGATGTGATATGCTCTTACTTATTTCTCCACTTGGCCTGGAGCTACTGCTG TCAAAATCAATTTCTTTGTGGAAGGCAATAAGGACCTGCATCGCAGCTACTTTGTTCTGCATAG GTCTTACAGTATTGGTTGATTCAGTAATGTGGAGGAGGTGGTTGTGGCCTGAGCTAGAAGTTTTCTGGTTCAACTCCGTCTTAAATCGGAGTTCTGAATGGGGT ATACATCCTATTCACTGGTACTTTACTTCAGCCCTTCCGCGTTCCTTGCTTGTTGCATATCCACTCTTTCTG CTTGGAGCTTTTCTTGATAGAAGGGTTCTCTTCTATGTTCTTCCTGTTCTCTCATTTGTTATACTCTATTCAAAGCTTCCACACAAG GAACTGCGGTTCATTATTAGTTCCCTTCCTATCTTTAATATGGCAGCAGCAGTTGCAGCTAGCAGAAT ATACAACAATAGAAAGAAGGGCTTGTGGAGATATCTTAATATTGCTATGCTGGGATCAATTTTGATTAG TCTAGGGTGCACGACCATGATTTTTATGGCGTCCTACGATAACTATCCCAGTGGCTATGCTCTAAAAGTTTTGCACAGAACTG GTCAGCTGACAAACAATTCAACTGAAGTGTGGGTTCATATTGACACCTTATCTGCAATGAATGGAATTTCACGATTTTGTGAAAATGACTATCCTTGGAG GTACTCAAAAGAAGAAGGGATTCTTCTGGATCAATTgcagaaaagaaattttacatATCTTGTGaa TGAGCATTCCAACATTACTGGTTTCCGGTGTCTTTCTTCCATTCATGGATTCTCTACTGCAAAGCTTCGCATTGGCTTTCCTCCAATATCACTG GCCAAGGAACCCAAGGTATATATTCACGGAAATGTTGAAAACAGCGAAATGTTGCTAAGACAATGGCCAGGATGCTGA